The window CGTAAACTAGGTATAAGATGTAAAATGCCCACTACGCCGCAAGTAGGAAACAGTCCCCCTGTGCTCATAGTTTAGTTGCTATGATAAAGACCTTGATCGCGAAATCTGAAAAATGATGCCTTGTTCAAAATGTAAATGATCTCGTTTCGATTGGACATTACATCACCATGTTCACTAATTTGACAGCTTTTGCTATCAGATGTCAATTGATAGATCAAATTGTGACAATCTGTAAATCTTCAGTAGCTTGATAGGCATAGTGACACGTACTCTGATATATACAATGTTCGATGTGCCGTGTTTATTACCTTGTCTATCCTCTGCGAACAAAAGGTACACTCACACAAACATGTGGAGCTACCGATCTTCCAAAATGACCGGGCTCAACTCGGATTTAAGTGTGGAGTTTTACGTCATCAGGGTCTCgcttttaaaaactttaacAATTCATCACAATTGCAGACCACTATAACTCTAAAGGTTGCAATGATCTTCAGGCTTGCCGCCACCTGCTCGGCAATCGGGATTGCTCGCCAAGGTCCATATAGATAGATCAAAGGCCTAGACGTAATTCCGACTCCAGAATTCATCGAATAGCCTTGCAGCATCAATCATGAAACGGGTAAGACTCTGTCAAATTTGTAATCATTGCTTGAATATAAGGCAATCTATGTGACTCGTATGGCGCGCAATCTACGTATAGATCGTTAATACCACTCTGAGCCAAGCTCCAGATGGTGTCATAATTTAATGCTATTCGGACTTCATCGGACATAGTCGCAGTATTTAAGAAATCATAATATTACTCAATATCCATTACAAATCATTTGCTTTGCTGTCTTTCTTGTCAATGATTATGTATGTATTTTCCCGCCGTAGCATGATATACAGATTCAAGAAGCGCAGCGGGGGGTATCTTCAGGCAATTGGATGCTACCAAGTTCTATCTTTCCAAtctatttttaatagttgAGCATTGATATAGATCTCAGCACACAGAATATTGAgtctaatttattataaactaCTAGACTGTGCTCAATCAGTGCTGTAAACTGAAATTTAGCAACATTACACGATTCAGTGAATGAAACTGGCATATGTCTGTAACTGATCTCCTAACACTATAAGACATATACCTAGTCAAATATTTCCTCTCTTTAGGAAATACTCATTTCCAATTATTATTGTATGAGCTTGTACTTATCAGCGACTACACTTTGAGACTTGAGACTTAAATAATAGcaattaaatattatttccGAAACATAGTACATTCTCTCTATTTATTTCTCTGCTGCGATTTCTCCATCATAGCTGGCTATCCTTTCATGAGCCTGAAGGACCGCCCTGGCCCGCGGGAGGTTCGATATGGTCACCATGCGAGGCAGAAGGAGGATTTCCTGACGTTGTGGCAGATGGGGCAGAGGAAGTGTGACCTGGAGCAATTGGAGAGGGATCCTGCGAAGAGCCATTGTCGCGTGACCAGTGGCTCGGGAGTGACTCCGGACGAGCTCGAACATTATCGTTTCCAGGAGACTCCCATTGGAATATCCCGCTCTCTTCATTGACAAAAAACCATCGCTGCCATCTATAGTCGAAATGAGGAGCCCACCCTGAGGGAAGAGCAGGCGCGCTAGGCGGAGGGTTGTAAGGAGGGTTAACTAGAGGAAAGTCTCCCTGGGTTGTTCTGGTCTCCGGATTATTGTAAATCCATGTTTGTGTGTCATTGTCAAAATAGACATTCCACCCCGGGGGAAGAGGTGGTACGTTGGAGGGAGGATTGTATGGAGGGTTGACAAGAGGGGTCTCCCACTGCGTAGCTCCGGTTCCTGGATTACAGTAAAACCATCGCTGGGAAACCTCGTCAAACTCAGCGATCCATTCTCGAGGAAGAACTGGATTGTCTGGGTGTTTGTTGAAGAATTTCAGGTTTAAACCGCCCTTGATGCTCTCATTGAAGAGCTGACCGTTTAAATTATGAAGTGCCCTGGTGGCGGACAACGTGTTCTCAAACTCGAAGAAGCACCACATAGTTGCAATCTGAGACTGCATCATGGTAAAGCCCTTGTATCCTTGCTGCTTAGAAAGTGTAGATTTGATCTCTTCTTCGAATTCGATGGGCAGATTGCGAGCATAGATCGTATTGCACGGAGGGTTATGCTTCTTATTTTCTAGAGCACTATCAGGGATCGCTTTCgatttgcctttgtcttgagCTCTAAGGAGATtttcgccgtcatcgtctgAGTCATGTAGCTCAGTACCTTCCTCGGAGATCGCATCTGAGTTGTCCTCAATAGGCAGCGCCGAAAGCGCAATCTCTTCGAGGTGCTTGGAGAAATGTCTAGTAACAGCCCATTTTCCGCTGCCAGTTTCCTCTTTGCAAAGAGAACATTTCATGGAATCCCAATTAGGTTCCATGTCATGCTCTAGTGCTAGATGGGAGACCCATTTCTCGCGACTTTGGAATGTCGTATTGCTATACGAGCATGATACATCTAGACACATGTATGGTTGAAGGTCAAGATAGAGATGGCGCCTAAAAGTCATTAGCCTTTCGTACGCTCGAAACATCTAGTGCACAATACTCACTTCCAAGCAGAGTAGTTAGTAATGACTACAGTACGACTGCACGCAACACAAGAGAATGGCGTGCCTTTTTTGGCGCCCTTCGGAAGTGGTGGTATGCGAACTGgttggccatcttggttgTAACTCATTAGTGTTTCTGGGTAAGTTATTGTCGGTACTACGGAGGTCCCAACTCCAGAATCATGAAACGCGGAAGTCGTGATGATTGTGCCGGTAGTTTCAGGCGCTTCTTGCACAGTTGAAGGCAAAccttcttcattctcttttctctctaaAGCCTCTCTGTCCGCCTGGCATCGTACATAGCGTTCGAAGTTGGCATTCCCCAGGCGTGAAGCAAGGGACACATCCGCAAGAGGGAACTGGTTCTCAATTTTATCGACAAAGAACTTCTCCGGACTCCAAGTGGAATGAATATAGTCTTCAACGGCTTTGCCTTTCTCGAGATCAAAAACAGGATACTTGATAAGAGAATCAAGGCTAGATAGAACATGTGTATCAGTTTTCAGATCCTCGGCAACCTCATAAATATTGTCATTTGAGAAAATAGACTCGGCGTCACTTGAAGAATCGTCACTTTTCTGGTATAATTCTTCAATGGCAATACCACTGCCGTCTTCGATGTTGGACACAACACTCGAACATAATTCTTTCAGCGTATCGGATGAAATATTTGCTAATGGTATTAATCCTATAGCGAGCAGGAGCAAAATCAGTCAATTAATGGATATTCCTTACGGTGCGAGCTGGTATACAACGTACGTTCAGTGAGCACGTGTCCAAGATGCGACAGGTTTGTAAAGAGCGTGTGGCGAAGCTTGCTTGATCTCTTGAATACATCATTAAGATTACCCTGGGCAATTCCGTAGCCATCTGACCATAGGATCATAGCGCTACAGCTGCGTTCAAGGCTGATTCGAACGTCGCTTGGGATGGCAGCCTGTTCCCGTAGTGAAAGAACCACTTCTTTAAACAGCGACAGTAAACTACCCGAGAGGCGAGAGATTTCATTATGTTGAAGAGCCTCATCAGCGCCACTGCTAAGGTGAatgtcctgctgctgcaattgcCATTCTCGGATATTTCTGATTGGATCATAGCCCCCCTGGGATGGTAAAGGCTGCGCCATTATGGCTCTCTACCATATTTACTGGTGCATGTATCCCATGAGACAAAGGTTGAATCGTGAGATGTGAAATCGATAAAGGGAACGCGAATGCCGATCGGCATGGCCCGCTCGGTAAGGCACAGTTTTGCAGCGGCAAATATCACACGCACATACAAAGTGAGCTGCGCTGGAACACACAGAAGAATAGGCGACACAAAAAAACATAGCCGCTCTGGAAGCGCTGCGGTGTCCCAGAAATAGCTCGACTCAGCCAATTGTGTCGCTGGAATCTGACTAGGATATGGTGGTTGTGTGGGTTTCGCAGGGCATACGGGATGCATTTATCGCATATAAGCGCATGTAGGACGTGAGTATTCGAGGCTGCCTCTGCGCGCTCCGCCTTGATATCTCTGGAAACTTTGTAAAATCGCCTGCCATTCATAATTTCTATTCTTGCCAGAGATTTCACCAAAATAAAACATTCCGAAATTCGCCGTAAAAACTCTTCATACTgagggtacatgtacctccCTGGGCGGAGCTAGCGATCCTGGCAAAATGTATCCCGTATCGGCTACATTTGACATTCTGCCCGAAATCCGAAATACAATTGTTGTTTACAAAACTGTTCGCTCAAAATTTAAGATATTCCGTCATTACTCCTCCGAAATCGAGCGAATACAGAAGCTGTTTAGTGCCCAGCGCGGTTGCTTTCTCAATGAGATAGAGTTGCTACTTCGGCTAGTCCTAGATGACCCGGCTGCTATCGATGACATGATGAAAAACCCGGAGGACACGCGTACTCAATGGAACTCTTACCTAGATGGAAAGAATGTACAAACTTTGTTTGGGAGAAACCTCTCGTTGCTGAGAGATGTCATCTTTGACATTGGCGCGAGCATTACGGCCCTACAGAACACATTCCAATGTTTTCTGCCtctggaggaagaaaaagagcgaGTAAGACACTATCACATAGGCGGGTCATCCGAAGTCCAAAGACTAAAATATTCTCAAGGATGAAAAGCTCAAATCAAAGCCCTTGAAGGATGCTATGCGAAAACTGAGAAAACGAGTCCAAATCACTATCGAGAAGACGAGTTTCGAAGACAAAATATCCAACCTCGAGAATTTGAACGGCGAGTTAATACGACTTCGAAGACAAGTAAACGAGCTCCAGGCACCATCATGCTGCGCAATCAAGAGGTCCGACAGAGCACGAAGACTGCCAGCAGAGTTTGGGGCATACGGATCTATACGACGCGCATCAAAAGCTCTCCACGAAGGTCTCACAGCGACCTGGTCAGAAGCAGAGGTGCCAAACCTTCGGCACCTTGTCAAACTGTTTCTAGATGCCAAGGCAGATACTGAAGTACAGATGGAAATTGCTATTCTGTGTTGTGATGACGTGTTGCAACAACGGCCGCTGCTTGAAACAAGCTTAACGCGAGTACAAGTCAGATCAAGAACCATGGGTTCTATCGCCTGGTCTGGAGCAAGTCTGATACTTCCGACAACACAGAGAGATGAAACACGGAGTGGCCGGGAAAAGCGTCAGAAGGTGAGATTTGCTAGTATCAGTGACAGCTCTGATATCGCGAGCGAGGCTTCACCGGCAGCATCTGCTGTCTCTGTAGCCACTTCGCAGTCATCAGTTGCTCCTCTAGATGACCCACAGCTCACTGGGCATTTTTGCTCGGAGCTTTCAAGACGCTATTCAGTCCCAAACATAGCATGTAGCAAAGAAGGTCTGGGGCATATTGATGGTGGCACACAAGAAACATTTCGCCATTGCTTCTTCCCCTGGCCAAAAGAATCTCATTGCAATAGTATGGGATTAGACAACGTGATGCCTATGGATGAAGCACTTGGACAATCTGCACATAATAGGCTTGACATTGTCAGCCAGCTGCGGTTAGCTCACCGTCTCGTTTCCGCGGTGCTCAAGTTCAATGCGACGCCTTGGCTCAAGGAATTGTGGAATGTGGGAGACCTCGCATTTTTTCGACAAGGAGATGACTTGACAGAATCTCTTCAAACATTACACTTTGGAGTAGAGTTGACTCATAACGCGCCCGGCTCGGAAGATACTGCAATGGAAGTTGAATCACCCGCCAGCGTAGTACATCTTTCCATCGAAGACGCACAATACAAACACGGTGTGCGCAACGTAACGCTATACAGCTTGGGAGCTGCCCTCTTGGCTATTGGAAGATGGGAACGTGTGGCTCACAGTGACATTGAGGGGATTCGACGACTTGCATCACAACGATCTTATCTGGGACCAGTCTACCAAGAACTC is drawn from Trichoderma atroviride chromosome 7, complete sequence and contains these coding sequences:
- a CDS encoding uncharacterized protein (EggNog:ENOG41), with product MYPVSATFDILPEIRNTIVVYKTVRSKFKIFRHYSSEIERIQKLFSAQRGCFLNEIELLLRLVLDDPAAIDDMMKNPEDTRTQWNSYLDGKNVQTLFGRNLSLLRDVIFDIGASITALQNTFQCFLPLEEEKERDEKLKSKPLKDAMRKLRKRVQITIEKTSFEDKISNLENLNGELIRLRRQVNELQAPSCCAIKRSDRARRLPAEFGAYGSIRRASKALHEGLTATWSEAEVPNLRHLVKLFLDAKADTEVQMEIAILCCDDVLQQRPLLETSLTRVQVRSRTMGSIAWSGASLILPTTQRDETRSGREKRQKVRFASISDSSDIASEASPAASAVSVATSQSSVAPLDDPQLTGHFCSELSRRYSVPNIACSKEGLGHIDGGTQETFRHCFFPWPKESHCNSMGLDNVMPMDEALGQSAHNRLDIVSQLRLAHRLVSAVLKFNATPWLKELWNVGDLAFFRQGDDLTESLQTLHFGVELTHNAPGSEDTAMEVESPASVVHLSIEDAQYKHGVRNVTLYSLGAALLAIGRWERVAHSDIEGIRRLASQRSYLGPVYQELTQKVLDCDFGYGKDLKKPRLQEAIYEMVILELESMIASLDISRD